One Gossypium hirsutum isolate 1008001.06 chromosome A11, Gossypium_hirsutum_v2.1, whole genome shotgun sequence genomic window carries:
- the LOC107899206 gene encoding probable pectin methylesterase CGR3, with translation MSRRQANPMRRFVDSGSFSLAGALHSKPRSSPILPIGLVLVGAILLIGYVYSGSGKFRGEAVSRIGGDYSCSVEVQRVIPFLKKAYGDSMHKVLHVGPDTCSVVYKLLKEEETEAWGVEPYDIEDAEATCKSLVHKGIVRVADIKFPLPYRPKSFSLVIVSDALDYLSPRYLNKTLPELTRVASDGLVVFTGYPGNQRAKVAELSKFGRPAKMRGSSWWVRFFLQNSLEENEGAIKKFEQAASKGSYHPACQVFHLKPYN, from the exons ATGTCAAGGAGGCAAGCTAATCCCATGCGCCGCTTTGTCGACAGCGGAAGCTTTTCTCTCGCTGGTGCCCTACATTCCAAACCCCGATCTTCTCCCATTTTACCAATCGGTCTTGTCCTTGTG GGCGCTATCCTTCTTATTGGCTATGTCTATAGTGGCTCAG GCAAATTCCGAGGCGAAGCAGTTAGTCGGATCGGag GTGACTATTCATGTTCAGTAGAAGTTCAGAGGGTAATACCTTTTTTAAAGAAGGCATATGGTGACAGCATGCACAAGGTTTTGCATGTAGGCCCTGATACCTGTTCAGTGGTATATAAACTTTTGAAAGAGGAGGAAACTGAAGCCTGGGGTGTGGAACCATATGACATAGAGGATGCTGAGGCAACCTGCAAGAGTCTTGTGCACAAAGGAATTGTACGTGTGGCAGATATCAAGTTTCCTCTTCCATATAGGCCAAAGTCATTTTCGCTTGTAATTGTATCAGATGCCCTTGATTACTTGTCTCCAAGATACCTGAACAAGACTCTACCTGAGTTGACAAGGGTGGCCTCTGATGGTTTAGTTGTTTTTACAG GTTACCCTGGTAATCAGAGAGCTAAAGTGGCAGAATTATCCAAATTTGGGCGACCG GCTAAAATGCGGGGTTCATCGTGGTGGGTTCGATTTTTCCTCCAGAATAGTTTAGAAGAAAACGAAGGTGCCATTAAGAAGTTTGAGCAGGCTGCATCAAAGGGATCATACCATCCAGCTTGTCAAGTGTTCCACCTAAAGCCATATAACTGA